A single Xylanimonas cellulosilytica DSM 15894 DNA region contains:
- a CDS encoding DNA recombination protein RmuC, whose translation MTTTTWILLLLGALAVGVLVGGLLAANRAGATRRSADIELARRHAEVEGLRNEAAGLRDQVQRAHDDADRRVAETRQEGDRRLAEARSEAEARLRELKVDQEAEKQRFRTIAGEALQANSQQFLDLAAQTLKASTVKNEEALVQREQAIKALVEPLSKSLEQVRTEVAQAEKSRIEGHSTLTEHLRQLSVANSELSKGTGDLVTALRSSQTRGAWGELQLRRVVEAAGMLRNVDFDEQASVSTDDGTLRPDMVVRLAGGKNVVVDSKVAFLGYLEAQQTDDADYREARLDAHVRHLRKHVDDLAGKEYWEQFSPAPEFVVMFVPAEAFLSAAVERDPGLMEYAARQNVIIATPMTMLALLKTVAYAWRQEALAENAQKVLTVGKELYSRLVTMTGHITKTGNAIASVTKHYNSMIGSLESQVLTSARRMVALDVVDESRAIEELTGIDATPRPITKPELLAAEAERVVAIESLALGDQKALQSLRNDDDAAAAG comes from the coding sequence ATGACGACGACGACCTGGATCCTCCTCCTGCTCGGTGCCCTCGCGGTGGGCGTGCTGGTGGGCGGGCTGCTGGCCGCCAACCGGGCGGGCGCCACCCGCCGCTCGGCGGACATCGAGCTGGCGCGCCGCCATGCCGAGGTCGAGGGCCTGCGCAACGAGGCCGCCGGTCTGCGCGACCAGGTGCAGCGGGCGCACGACGACGCGGACCGCCGCGTGGCCGAGACCCGCCAGGAAGGTGACCGCCGCCTCGCAGAGGCCCGCTCCGAGGCCGAGGCCCGGCTGCGCGAGCTGAAGGTCGACCAGGAGGCGGAGAAGCAGCGCTTCCGGACCATCGCGGGCGAGGCGCTGCAGGCGAACTCCCAGCAGTTCCTCGACCTCGCCGCCCAGACGCTCAAGGCGTCCACCGTCAAGAACGAGGAGGCGCTGGTCCAGCGCGAACAGGCGATCAAGGCCCTCGTCGAGCCGCTGAGCAAGTCGCTCGAGCAGGTGCGCACCGAGGTCGCCCAGGCCGAGAAGTCGCGCATCGAGGGGCACTCGACGCTGACCGAGCACCTGCGCCAGCTCTCGGTGGCGAACTCCGAGCTGTCCAAGGGCACGGGCGACCTCGTCACCGCCCTGCGCTCCTCGCAGACCCGTGGCGCCTGGGGCGAGCTCCAGCTGCGCCGCGTCGTCGAGGCCGCGGGCATGCTCCGCAACGTCGACTTCGACGAGCAGGCGTCCGTCTCTACCGACGACGGAACGCTGCGCCCCGACATGGTGGTGCGGCTCGCCGGCGGCAAGAACGTCGTCGTCGACTCGAAGGTGGCGTTCCTCGGCTACCTCGAGGCCCAGCAGACCGACGACGCCGACTACCGCGAGGCCCGGCTCGACGCGCACGTCCGCCACCTGCGCAAGCACGTCGACGACCTCGCCGGCAAGGAGTACTGGGAGCAGTTCTCCCCCGCCCCCGAGTTCGTGGTGATGTTCGTGCCGGCCGAGGCGTTCCTGTCAGCGGCCGTCGAGCGCGACCCCGGCCTCATGGAGTACGCGGCCCGGCAGAACGTCATCATCGCGACGCCGATGACGATGCTCGCCCTGCTCAAGACCGTCGCGTACGCCTGGCGCCAGGAGGCCCTGGCCGAGAACGCGCAGAAGGTGCTGACGGTCGGCAAGGAGCTCTACTCGCGACTGGTCACCATGACGGGGCACATCACGAAGACGGGCAACGCGATCGCGTCCGTGACCAAGCACTACAACTCGATGATCGGCTCGCTCGAGAGCCAGGTGCTCACGTCGGCCCGCCGGATGGTCGCGCTCGACGTCGTCGACGAGTCCAGGGCGATCGAGGAGCTCACCGGCATCGACGCGACGCCGCGCCCGATCACCAAGCCCGAGCTGCTGGCCGCCGAGGCCGAGCGGGTGGTCGCGATCGAGTCGCTGGCGCTCGGCGACCAGAAGGCGCTGCAGTCGCTCAGGAACGACGACGACGCGGCCGCCGCAGGCTAA
- a CDS encoding ABC transporter ATP-binding protein, with protein MITLSAPAPQPATPQGPPVPPPDLSAALSLRGLWKRFGEKIAVAGISLDVPAGSFYGLVGPNGAGKTTTLSMATGLLRPDFGSASVLGTDLWSDTVTAKRRLGVLPDGVRLFDRLTGAQLITYAGLLRGLDRDTVAERTEDLLRAMDLVADRDTFVVDYSAGMTKKVALASAMIHAPRVLVLDEPFEAVDPVSAANIRDILHAYVADGGTVVVSSHVMDLVQRMCSHVAIVGGGHVLAAGTVDEVRGEQTLEDRFVDLVGGRKEGEGLAWLRSSSV; from the coding sequence GTGATCACGCTGTCCGCCCCCGCCCCGCAGCCCGCCACACCCCAGGGCCCGCCCGTGCCCCCGCCCGACCTCTCCGCCGCCCTGAGCCTGCGCGGCCTGTGGAAACGGTTCGGCGAGAAGATCGCCGTCGCGGGCATCAGCCTCGACGTCCCTGCCGGCTCGTTCTACGGCCTGGTCGGCCCCAACGGGGCCGGCAAGACGACGACGCTGTCGATGGCGACGGGCCTGCTGCGCCCCGACTTCGGGTCGGCGAGCGTGCTCGGCACCGACCTGTGGTCGGACACGGTGACCGCCAAGCGCCGGCTGGGGGTGCTGCCCGACGGCGTCCGGCTCTTCGACCGGCTGACCGGCGCCCAGCTCATCACCTACGCGGGGCTGCTGCGCGGCCTCGACCGGGACACGGTGGCCGAGCGCACCGAGGACCTGCTGCGCGCGATGGACCTGGTGGCCGACCGCGACACCTTCGTCGTCGACTACTCCGCCGGCATGACCAAGAAGGTCGCGCTCGCCTCGGCGATGATCCACGCCCCGCGCGTGCTCGTGCTCGACGAGCCGTTCGAGGCCGTCGACCCGGTCAGCGCCGCCAACATCCGCGACATCCTGCACGCCTACGTCGCCGACGGCGGCACCGTCGTCGTCTCCAGCCATGTCATGGACCTGGTGCAGCGCATGTGCTCGCACGTCGCCATCGTCGGCGGCGGGCACGTGCTGGCGGCCGGCACGGTCGACGAGGTCCGCGGCGAGCAGACGCTCGAGGACCGCTTCGTGGACCTGGTCGGCGGTCGCAAGGAAGGGGAGGGCCTGGCGTGGTTGCGCAGTTCGTCCGTCTGA